One part of the Brassica napus cultivar Da-Ae unplaced genomic scaffold, Da-Ae ScsIHWf_1230;HRSCAF=1757, whole genome shotgun sequence genome encodes these proteins:
- the LOC125596564 gene encoding oil body-associated protein 2B-like, with translation MALLVTPRIQELVAKPELKNLANSYGKFWCTWQIDRGDRLPLGVPSLMVSPQDVNLGRIKPELVKKRDEEHGISTESLKPSREGICGPEKKNLVADYWVRFRKGFALDVVETDMKKTSPFP, from the exons ATGGCTCTTCTAGTAACTCCAAGGATCCAAGAGCTCGTTGCAAAGCCGGAGCTTAAAAATCTTGCCAACTCCTACGGAAAATTTTGGTGTACATGGCAGATCGATCGCG ggGATAGATTACCACTAGGTGTACCATCATTAATGGTGTCGCCACAAGATGTGAATCTCGGGAGGATAAAACCGGAACTTGTGaaaaagagagatgaagaaCATGGGATCTCGACGGAATCGTTGAAGCCGTCACGGGAAGGGATTTGCGGACCGGAGAAAAAGAATTTGGTTGCTGATTATTGGGTTCGGTTTAGGAAAGGCTTTGCGCTTGATGTCGTTGAGACAGATATGAAGAAAACATCTCCCTTCCCGTGA
- the LOC106403181 gene encoding GDSL esterase/lipase At4g18970-like, producing the protein MARVCVMIMMMVAMILNVARGEPMAPCYFIFGDSLVDSGNNNQLQSLARADYFPYGIDFQFGPTGRFCNGKTTVDVITELLGFDDYITPYSQASGEDILGGVNYASAAAGVREETGRQLGARITFAGQVANHVNTVSQVVDILGDENQAANYLSKCIYSIGLGSNDYLNNYFMPLYYSTGNQYSPDSFANDLINRYTEQLRILYNNGARKFALIGIGAIGCSPNELAQNSRDGTTCDERINSANRIFNSKLVSLVDHFNQNTPDAKFTYINAYGIFQDMVANPSRYGFRVTNAGCCGVGRNNGQITCLPGQAPCLNRDEFVFWDAFHPGEAANIVIGSRSFRRESPSDAHPYDIQQLALL; encoded by the exons ATGGCTAGAGTTTGTGTAATGATTATGATGATGGTAGCTATGATCTTGAACGTAGCTAGAggtgaaccaatggcaccgtgtTACTTCATATTTGGTGATTCTTTGGTTGACAGTGGAAACAACAATCAGCTTCAATCCTTAGCAAGAGCTGACTACTTCCCTTACGGTATCGACTTCCAGTTTGGTCCAACCGGCAGATTCTGTAATGGAAAAACAACCGTCGATGTCATCA CTGAGCTTCTTGGTTTCGATGACTACATTACACCATATTCTCAAGCAAGCGGAGAAGACATCCTAGGAGGAGTAAACTACGCTTCTGCAGCTGCGGGAGTTCGAGAAGAAACCGGCCGTCAGCTG GGAGCTAGAATAACGTTTGCAGGGCAAGTAGCTAATCACGTGAACACTGTGTCGCAAGTGGTGGACATTCTCGGAGACGAGAACCAAGCTGCTAATTACCTAAGTAAATGCATCTACTCGATTGGTTTGGGAAGTAACGACTATCTCAATAACTACTTTATGCCTCTCTATTACTCCACCGGGAACCAGTACTCTCCAGATTCCTTTGCCAACGACCTTATCAACCGCTACACTGAGCAACTCAGG ATATTGTATAACAATGGAGCGAGGAAGTTTGCGCTAATTGGTATCGGCGCAATAGGATGTAGCCCTAACGAGCTGGCGCAGAACAGCAGAGACGGGACGACTTGTGACGAAAGGATCAACTCAGCAAACAGGATCTTTAACAGCAAGCTGGTGTCTCTGGTGGACCATTTCAACCAAAACACTCCAGATGCTAAGTTCACTTACATCAATGCTTATGGTATCTTCCAAGACATGGTAGCTAATCCTTCTCGCTATG ggtttagggtgaCAAACGCGGGTTGTTGTGGAGTTGGGAGGAACAATGGACAGATAACTTGTCTTCCAGGTCAAGCTCCATGTCTGAACAGGGATGAGTTTGTGTTCTGGGATGCGTTTCATCCGGGAGAAGCAGCGAATATCGTGATCGGTAGTCGATCTTTTAGGAGAGAATCTCCATCTGATGCTCACCCTTATGATATCCAGCAGCTTGCTTTGCTCTAG